One part of the Vogesella sp. LIG4 genome encodes these proteins:
- a CDS encoding LysE/ArgO family amino acid transporter, with protein MDSMVFFKGMGLGASLIMAIGSQNAHVLRMGLLRQHVGATVLVCIVCDVLLIGAGVAGMGVLIQHSPLLLELARWGGAAFLFWYGLRAWRAVLGNDSLAVATGQVQLSLRQALLTVLAMTLLNPHVYLDTVVLLGSIGGQQPAGSRLWFALGASCASLLWFLSLGYGARLLAPLFARPLSWRVLDGVVGTVMWSLASALALAGS; from the coding sequence ATGGACAGCATGGTGTTTTTCAAGGGAATGGGGCTGGGTGCCAGCCTGATCATGGCCATCGGCTCGCAGAACGCGCACGTGTTGCGCATGGGGCTGCTGCGCCAGCATGTTGGCGCCACCGTGCTGGTGTGCATCGTGTGCGATGTGCTGCTGATCGGCGCCGGTGTGGCCGGCATGGGTGTGCTGATCCAGCACAGCCCGCTGCTGCTGGAGCTGGCCCGCTGGGGGGGCGCGGCCTTCCTGTTCTGGTACGGGCTGCGTGCCTGGCGCGCGGTGCTGGGCAACGACAGCCTGGCGGTGGCCACCGGCCAGGTGCAGCTTTCCCTGCGGCAGGCGCTGCTTACCGTGCTGGCGATGACGCTGCTCAACCCGCACGTCTACCTGGATACCGTGGTGCTGCTGGGCTCCATCGGCGGCCAGCAGCCGGCAGGCAGCCGGCTGTGGTTCGCGCTGGGCGCCAGCTGCGCCTCGCTGCTGTGGTTCCTGTCGCTGGGCTACGGTGCCCGCCTGCTGGCGCCGCTGTTCGCCCGGCCGCTGTCCTGGCGCGTGCTGGACGGCGTGGTGGGCACGGTGATGTGGAGCCTGGCTAGTGCGCTGGCGCTGGCCGGCAGCTAG
- a CDS encoding glutamine synthetase family protein yields MKQTLQDWLHAHAITHIECLIPDLNGLPRGKLVPVSHYPATGQLRFPQVSLIQTLMGDPQQQLVPDNDPDMVLTPDLDTLCVKPGAGRRIAQLIHDCHFEDGRSVPAAPRGVLREVLAQYRALGLTPVVAPEIEFYLLDADGLQAEAVGPAYSLDHSQRHEAFFAELEQQCHQQGIATDILLHEVGNSQYELNLQHGDALRLADQVFLLKRTLRALAASHGLKACFMAKPFAGQPGSAMHIHQSLVDDNDRNTFSQADGDAHPRFAHFIAGLQRYLPAAMALMAPNPNAYRRLAANTAAPINVEWGYDNRSCGLRIPASSPQARRVENRLPGIDGNPYLALAATLGCGLLGLREALAPSEPLTGSAYGHAATLPRDLSAALQLLDRSEGLASVLGEAFTALFVALKQVELDHFQQQVTAWEQQYLLDQA; encoded by the coding sequence ATGAAGCAAACCCTGCAAGACTGGCTGCACGCGCACGCCATCACTCATATCGAATGCCTGATTCCTGACCTGAACGGCCTGCCGCGCGGCAAGCTGGTGCCGGTCAGCCACTACCCGGCCACCGGCCAGCTGCGCTTTCCGCAAGTCAGCCTGATCCAGACCCTGATGGGCGACCCGCAGCAGCAGTTGGTGCCCGACAACGACCCCGACATGGTGCTGACCCCGGACCTGGACACCCTGTGTGTCAAACCGGGCGCTGGTCGCCGCATCGCCCAGCTGATCCACGACTGCCATTTCGAAGATGGCCGCAGCGTACCGGCCGCGCCGCGTGGCGTGCTGCGCGAGGTACTGGCGCAGTACCGTGCGCTGGGGCTGACGCCGGTGGTGGCACCGGAGATCGAATTCTATCTGCTGGATGCCGATGGCCTGCAGGCCGAAGCGGTCGGCCCGGCCTATTCACTGGACCACAGCCAGCGCCACGAAGCGTTTTTTGCCGAGCTGGAACAGCAGTGCCACCAGCAGGGCATTGCCACCGACATCCTGCTGCACGAAGTCGGCAACAGCCAGTACGAGCTCAACCTGCAGCATGGCGATGCCTTGCGCCTGGCCGACCAGGTATTCCTGCTCAAGCGTACGCTGCGCGCGCTGGCCGCCAGCCATGGGCTGAAAGCCTGTTTCATGGCCAAACCGTTTGCCGGCCAGCCCGGCAGCGCCATGCACATCCACCAGAGCCTGGTAGATGACAATGACCGCAATACCTTCAGCCAGGCCGATGGCGACGCACACCCGCGCTTCGCCCACTTCATTGCCGGGCTGCAACGCTACCTGCCGGCCGCCATGGCATTGATGGCACCGAATCCGAATGCCTATCGTCGCCTTGCGGCCAACACTGCGGCGCCGATCAACGTGGAATGGGGCTACGACAACCGCAGCTGCGGGCTGCGCATCCCCGCCTCCTCACCGCAGGCGCGACGCGTGGAAAACCGCCTGCCGGGCATAGACGGCAACCCCTATCTGGCGCTGGCGGCCACACTGGGCTGCGGTCTGTTGGGGCTGCGCGAAGCCCTGGCCCCCAGCGAGCCGCTGACAGGCAGTGCCTACGGCCACGCCGCCACCCTGCCGCGCGACCTGTCCGCCGCCTTGCAGCTGCTGGACCGCAGCGAAGGTCTGGCCAGCGTCCTGGGTGAAGCGTTCACCGCGCTGTTCGTGGCGTTGAAGCAGGTGGAACTGGATCACTTCCAGCAGCAGGTCACCGCCTGGGAGCAGCAATACCTGCTGGATCAGGCCTGA
- a CDS encoding LysR family transcriptional regulator ArgP: MKLDPRQSEAFQVSIACGSLEAAAKQLHVTPSALSQRIRALEESLGKPLLVRSRPCRPTREGQLLLQHLQRAALLEADLAASFADDAGALLSVPLALNADSVASWFLPMLAPFLISKGILLEVTVDDQDHTYNLLQAGLAVGCVSTEPQAMRGCSAVALGVMRYRAMASPGFMQRHFAAGVSRDTLRRAPVMIYNRKDKLQDQWLQQHFGLRQAACPCHFLPASDPYLQAVRLGLGWGMLPEVQVAAHGGHEGLLDLQPERPVDVALYWHSWKVQAPRLEQLSAALVAAAREVLLPA; this comes from the coding sequence ATGAAACTCGACCCGCGACAAAGCGAGGCCTTCCAGGTCAGCATCGCCTGCGGCAGCCTGGAAGCCGCCGCCAAACAGCTGCACGTCACACCGTCGGCGCTGTCGCAGCGCATCCGCGCACTGGAGGAAAGCCTGGGCAAGCCGCTGCTGGTGCGCAGCCGCCCCTGCCGCCCCACCCGCGAAGGCCAGCTGTTGCTGCAGCACCTGCAGCGCGCCGCACTGCTGGAAGCCGACCTGGCAGCCAGTTTTGCCGACGACGCCGGCGCCCTGCTCAGCGTACCGCTGGCACTGAACGCCGACAGCGTGGCCAGCTGGTTCCTGCCGATGCTGGCGCCGTTCCTGATCAGCAAAGGCATTCTGCTGGAGGTGACGGTGGACGATCAGGACCACACCTACAACCTGCTGCAGGCCGGGCTGGCAGTGGGCTGCGTCTCCACCGAGCCGCAAGCGATGCGCGGCTGCAGTGCCGTGGCGCTGGGGGTGATGCGCTACCGCGCCATGGCGTCGCCCGGCTTCATGCAGCGCCACTTCGCCGCCGGGGTGAGCCGCGACACGCTGCGGCGCGCGCCGGTGATGATCTACAACCGCAAGGACAAACTGCAGGACCAGTGGCTGCAGCAGCATTTCGGCCTGCGGCAGGCGGCCTGCCCCTGCCACTTCCTGCCTGCCTCCGACCCGTATCTGCAGGCGGTACGGCTGGGGCTGGGCTGGGGCATGCTGCCGGAAGTACAAGTGGCCGCGCATGGCGGCCACGAGGGTCTGCTGGATCTGCAGCCGGAGCGCCCGGTGGATGTGGCGCTGTACTGGCACAGCTGGAAGGTACAGGCGCCGCGGCTGGAGCAGCTGTCGGCGGCGCTGGTGGCGGCGGCACGCGAGGTGCTGCTGCCGGCATGA
- a CDS encoding pyruvate, water dikinase regulatory protein, translated as MPNRRSVFFVSDRTGITAESLGNTLLTQFDTEEFNRETEPFIDTVEKAQELAQRIDEIAANDHRKPLVFTSIIKADVRAALQVKNALVIDFFQTFIGELEAELGEKATMSVGKAHGMDDEEKYDHRIEAVNFSLNHDDGVKLKDLDEADVILVGVSRSGKTPTCLYLALQYGIKAANYPLTPEDLDSPTLPKMLLPYKQKMFGLTIDPSRLHNIRSERRPDSRYASMENCRREVNEAESMFRHHGVQFISTTHMSIEEIASTIMHNAHLVRRF; from the coding sequence ATGCCAAACCGTCGCTCCGTGTTCTTTGTTTCCGATCGCACCGGTATCACCGCAGAATCGCTCGGCAACACCTTGCTCACCCAATTCGATACCGAAGAATTCAACCGCGAAACCGAACCGTTCATCGACACGGTGGAAAAAGCACAGGAACTGGCACAGCGCATCGACGAGATTGCGGCCAACGATCACCGCAAGCCGCTGGTCTTCACCAGCATCATCAAGGCCGACGTACGCGCAGCGCTGCAGGTGAAAAACGCGCTGGTAATCGACTTTTTCCAAACCTTCATCGGCGAACTGGAGGCCGAGCTGGGCGAGAAGGCCACCATGTCGGTGGGCAAGGCGCACGGCATGGATGACGAGGAAAAGTACGACCACCGCATCGAGGCGGTGAATTTCTCGCTGAACCACGACGATGGCGTGAAGCTGAAGGACCTGGACGAAGCCGACGTGATCCTGGTGGGCGTGTCGCGCTCCGGCAAGACGCCGACCTGCCTGTACCTGGCGCTGCAGTACGGCATCAAGGCGGCCAACTACCCGCTGACGCCGGAAGACCTGGACAGCCCGACGCTGCCCAAGATGCTGCTGCCGTACAAACAGAAGATGTTCGGCCTCACCATCGACCCTTCGCGCCTGCACAACATCCGCTCCGAGCGCCGCCCGGACTCGCGCTACGCCAGCATGGAAAACTGCCGCCGCGAGGTGAACGAGGCCGAATCGATGTTCCGCCACCATGGCGTGCAGTTCATCAGCACCACGCATATGTCGATCGAGGAGATTGCCTCCACCATCATGCACAATGCCCACCTGGTGCGGCGCTTCTAA
- a CDS encoding chorismate mutase, translated as MEWIYDCRNLNEVREQIDRLDRAIVSLIAERGVYVQQAAGFKPGAEPEEDGKRIDQVMRRVGRLAGELGADAALTAKIYRTMIGHFVESERRQRLQQQEGVVS; from the coding sequence ATGGAATGGATCTACGACTGCCGTAACCTGAACGAAGTGCGCGAACAGATCGACCGCCTCGATCGCGCCATTGTCAGCCTGATCGCCGAACGCGGTGTGTACGTACAGCAGGCGGCCGGCTTCAAGCCCGGCGCCGAGCCGGAAGAAGACGGCAAACGCATCGACCAGGTGATGCGCCGCGTCGGCCGGCTGGCGGGGGAACTGGGGGCCGATGCGGCACTGACCGCCAAAATCTACCGCACCATGATCGGCCACTTCGTGGAAAGCGAACGCCGGCAACGCCTGCAGCAGCAGGAAGGCGTGGTCTCGTGA
- the trpS gene encoding tryptophan--tRNA ligase, which translates to MDSLANISSSDIILTGDRTTGPLHLGHYVGSLRNRVILQDRCQQFLLLADAQALTDNMGNYLKVRDNVLQVALDYLAVGIDPAKSTIFIQSLVPELMELASYYLNLVTVSRLERNPTIKDEIKQRGYERDIPAGFLTYPAAQAADITAFKASIVPVGEDQIPMIEQTNEIVRRFNTSVGREVLVESRAVVPAAGARLPGIDGKAKMSKSLGNALALSASADEISHAVKMMYTDPNHLRVEDPGQVEGNVVFAYLDVFEPDSALVEDLKARYRRGGLGDSVIKKQLEERLQALLAPIRARREEYARDPAQVMEMLKQGTRKARDVAATTLAEVKNAMGLNYY; encoded by the coding sequence ATGGACAGCCTCGCAAACATCAGCAGTAGCGACATCATCCTCACCGGCGACCGCACTACCGGCCCGCTGCACCTTGGCCACTACGTAGGTTCGCTGCGCAACCGCGTGATCCTGCAGGACCGCTGCCAGCAATTCCTGCTGCTGGCCGACGCCCAGGCACTCACCGACAACATGGGCAACTACCTGAAAGTGCGCGACAACGTACTGCAGGTGGCGCTGGACTACCTGGCGGTAGGCATCGACCCGGCCAAGAGCACCATCTTCATCCAGAGCCTGGTGCCGGAGCTGATGGAGCTGGCGTCTTACTACCTCAACCTGGTGACCGTGTCGCGGCTGGAACGCAACCCCACCATCAAGGACGAGATCAAGCAGCGCGGCTACGAGCGCGACATTCCGGCCGGTTTCCTCACCTACCCGGCGGCGCAGGCAGCCGACATCACTGCTTTCAAGGCCAGCATCGTGCCGGTGGGCGAAGACCAGATCCCGATGATCGAGCAGACCAACGAGATCGTGCGCCGCTTCAACACCAGCGTTGGCCGCGAAGTGCTGGTGGAGTCGCGAGCCGTGGTGCCCGCCGCCGGCGCCCGCCTGCCCGGCATCGACGGCAAGGCCAAGATGTCCAAGTCGCTAGGCAATGCACTGGCGCTGTCGGCCAGTGCCGACGAGATCAGCCACGCGGTGAAGATGATGTACACCGACCCCAATCACCTGCGCGTGGAAGACCCGGGCCAGGTAGAAGGCAATGTGGTGTTCGCCTACCTGGACGTATTCGAGCCGGACAGCGCGCTGGTGGAAGACCTCAAGGCCCGCTACCGCCGCGGCGGCCTGGGCGACAGCGTGATCAAGAAACAGCTGGAAGAACGCCTGCAGGCACTGCTGGCGCCGATCCGCGCCCGCCGCGAGGAATATGCCAGGGACCCGGCGCAGGTGATGGAAATGCTGAAACAGGGCACCCGCAAGGCACGCGATGTTGCCGCCACCACCTTGGCGGAAGTGAAGAACGCCATGGGCCTCAATTACTACTAG
- a CDS encoding class 1 fructose-bisphosphatase has translation MSRISLSRFLIEEQRQHGALPPDLRLLIETVARACKAIAHSVNKGALAGVLGDAGTGNVQGEAQKKLDVIANDILLEANEWGGNLGAMASEEMELPHSIPDHMPRGRYLLMFDPLDGSSNIDVNISVGTIFSVLEAPEGNTQPTEQDFLQPGSRQVAAGYAVYGPQNMLVLTFGQGVYGFTLDRELGSWVLTNSRMQVPETTKEFAINMSNMRHWEPPVRRYIDEMLAGSEGPLGKDYNMRWVASMVAEVHRILVRGGVFMYPKDARDPSKPGKLRLMYEGNPMAFIVEQAGGVATNGHQRILDIQPTGLHERVAVFLGSREEVERVTGYHQA, from the coding sequence ATGAGCCGTATCTCCCTTTCCCGTTTCCTGATTGAAGAGCAGCGTCAGCACGGTGCATTGCCGCCGGATCTGCGCCTGCTGATCGAAACTGTGGCGCGCGCCTGCAAGGCCATTGCCCACTCCGTCAACAAGGGTGCGCTGGCCGGCGTGCTCGGCGATGCCGGCACCGGCAACGTGCAGGGCGAGGCCCAGAAGAAGCTGGATGTGATCGCCAACGACATCCTGCTGGAAGCCAACGAATGGGGTGGCAATCTCGGCGCCATGGCCTCCGAGGAAATGGAGCTGCCGCATTCCATTCCGGATCACATGCCGCGTGGCCGCTACCTGCTGATGTTTGATCCGCTGGATGGCTCCTCCAACATCGATGTCAACATCTCCGTGGGTACCATCTTCTCGGTGCTGGAAGCGCCGGAAGGCAACACCCAGCCTACCGAGCAGGACTTCCTGCAGCCGGGCAGCCGCCAGGTCGCCGCCGGCTACGCCGTTTACGGCCCGCAGAACATGCTGGTGCTCACCTTCGGCCAGGGCGTGTACGGCTTCACCCTGGACCGAGAGCTGGGCTCCTGGGTGCTGACCAATTCGCGCATGCAGGTGCCGGAAACCACCAAGGAATTCGCCATCAACATGTCCAATATGCGCCACTGGGAGCCGCCGGTACGCCGCTACATCGACGAGATGCTGGCAGGCAGCGAAGGCCCGCTCGGCAAGGACTACAATATGCGCTGGGTCGCCTCCATGGTGGCAGAAGTGCATCGCATCCTGGTGCGTGGCGGCGTATTCATGTACCCGAAAGACGCGCGCGACCCGTCCAAGCCGGGCAAGCTGCGCCTGATGTACGAAGGCAACCCGATGGCCTTCATCGTCGAGCAGGCGGGCGGTGTGGCTACCAATGGCCACCAGCGCATCCTGGACATCCAGCCTACCGGCCTGCACGAGCGTGTGGCGGTATTCCTGGGTTCGCGCGAAGAAGTTGAACGCGTTACCGGCTATCACCAAGCCTGA
- the pssA gene encoding CDP-diacylglycerol--serine O-phosphatidyltransferase has protein sequence MPFFSPRLSLDQLPGVTLPPDSLQTLHSASEFRLKLLELIRNASTRIHLAALYLQQDEAGAEILDALYQAASSKPQLDVRIFVDAHRAQRGLIGQGKQAGNAAWYCQRAEQQPLANLAIHGVPVQGKELFGVLHLKGFVIDDQVLYSGASLNNVYLHVGERYRFDRYHLLQHAELADSLSQFLLTQLAEDPAVIRLDRPVSVDKRLQRLQIRQFRARLAQAQYQLPAQTAGSPSIHPICGVGRGNPFNKLLLQLLRLPTQQLVICTPYFNLPRSVLLQIDSLLSRGVSVEIIVGDKLANDFYIPPEQPFKLIGCLPYLYEMNLRRFARKRQSYLQSGQLCLRLWQHAANSYHLKGLWIDQHYMLLTGNNLNPRAFNLDLENGLLIHDPAQQLQAQREQELASIREHTTALRHYRELQKLHDYPDKVRKLLGRLGKLRIDRLFYRLL, from the coding sequence ATGCCGTTTTTCTCGCCCAGACTCTCGCTGGATCAACTGCCGGGCGTCACCCTGCCGCCAGACAGCCTGCAGACGCTGCACTCCGCCAGCGAATTCCGCCTCAAGCTGCTGGAGCTGATTCGCAATGCCAGTACGCGCATTCATCTGGCAGCGCTGTACCTGCAACAGGATGAAGCCGGAGCCGAGATTCTCGACGCGCTCTACCAGGCTGCCAGCAGCAAACCACAGCTCGATGTGCGCATCTTCGTGGATGCCCACCGCGCGCAACGCGGCTTGATCGGGCAGGGAAAACAGGCCGGCAATGCAGCCTGGTATTGCCAGCGCGCCGAGCAACAGCCGCTGGCCAACCTGGCAATCCATGGGGTGCCGGTACAGGGCAAGGAGCTGTTTGGCGTACTGCACCTGAAGGGCTTCGTCATCGACGACCAGGTGCTGTACAGCGGTGCCAGCCTCAACAATGTCTACCTGCATGTGGGCGAGCGCTACCGTTTCGACCGTTATCACCTGCTGCAACACGCCGAGCTGGCCGACAGCCTGTCGCAGTTCCTGTTGACCCAGTTGGCGGAAGACCCGGCCGTCATCCGCCTGGACCGCCCGGTGTCTGTGGACAAGCGGCTGCAACGGCTGCAGATCCGCCAGTTCCGCGCCCGCTTGGCACAGGCACAGTATCAATTGCCTGCCCAGACAGCAGGCAGCCCCAGCATTCACCCGATTTGCGGCGTAGGCCGTGGCAACCCGTTCAACAAGCTGCTACTGCAACTCCTGCGCCTGCCCACGCAGCAACTGGTCATCTGCACACCCTATTTCAACCTGCCGCGCAGCGTGCTGCTGCAGATCGACAGCCTGTTGAGCCGCGGTGTATCCGTCGAAATCATCGTCGGCGACAAACTCGCCAACGATTTTTACATTCCGCCGGAGCAGCCCTTCAAGCTCATCGGCTGCCTGCCCTACCTGTATGAAATGAACCTGCGCCGCTTCGCCCGCAAGCGCCAGTCCTACCTGCAAAGCGGGCAACTCTGCCTGCGGCTGTGGCAGCATGCGGCCAACAGCTACCACCTGAAAGGGCTGTGGATCGATCAGCACTACATGCTGCTCACCGGCAACAACCTCAACCCGCGCGCCTTCAACCTGGATCTGGAAAACGGCCTGCTGATCCACGACCCGGCACAACAGCTGCAGGCACAGCGCGAACAGGAACTGGCCAGCATCCGCGAACACACTACCGCTCTGCGCCACTATCGCGAATTGCAGAAGCTGCACGACTACCCGGACAAAGTACGCAAACTGCTGGGCCGCCTCGGCAAGCTGCGCATCGACCGGCTGTTCTATCGGCTACTCTGA
- the ppsA gene encoding phosphoenolpyruvate synthase, which yields MAENYVIWFEKLRMTDVESVGGKNASLGEMISQLANSGVRVPGGFATTADAYRDFLRHNGLADRINDALGKLDVDDVTELAKVGKQIRQWIIDTPFPEKLENDVKQAWDKMVADAGGADISVAVRSSATAEDLPDASFAGQQETFLNIRGLDNVKDAIKHVFASLYNDRAISYRVHKGFAHDVVALSAGIQRMVRSDTGAAGVMFTIDTESGFEDVVFVTASYGLGETVVQGAVNPDEFYVHKPTLKADRPAILRKTMGSKLIKMEFTDASQAGRSVRTVDVAPELRKQFSITDAEVAELAHYALIIEKHYARPMDIEWGRDGEDGKLYILQARPETVKSQENRKDTLRRYRLNSKSTVLCEGRAIGQKIGQGVVRTIKDASEMDRVLPGDVLVTDMTDPDWEPVMKRAAAIVTNRGGRTCHAAIIARELGIPAVVGCGDATAVLKEGMQVTVSCAEGDTGNIYDGLLDVEIVDLELDKMPKSPVKIMMNVGNPELAFDFAQLPNEGVGLARMEFVINRQIGIHPKALLEFDRLPADLKATISDRIAGYASPVDFYVDKIAEGVSTLAAAFTPKKVIVRMSDFKSNEYANLIGGQLYEPHEENPMLGFRGAARYVADSFRDCFELECRAIKKVRDVMGLTNVEVMIPFVRTLAEAEKVIEILAANGLKRGENGLRLIMMCELPTNAVLAEKFLQYFDGFSIGSNDMTQLTLGVDRDSGGPIATTFDERNEAVKAMLHMAIQACRKLNKYVGICGQGPSDHPDFAKWLVEEGIETISLNPDTVVETWLYLAKELNA from the coding sequence ATGGCAGAGAACTACGTTATCTGGTTCGAAAAGCTGCGTATGACTGATGTCGAAAGCGTAGGCGGTAAAAACGCCTCGCTTGGCGAGATGATCAGCCAGCTGGCAAATTCCGGCGTGCGAGTGCCGGGGGGCTTTGCGACTACCGCAGATGCCTACCGCGATTTTCTTCGACACAACGGGCTTGCCGACCGGATTAACGACGCCCTTGGCAAACTGGATGTCGATGATGTGACGGAGCTGGCCAAGGTCGGCAAGCAAATCCGCCAGTGGATCATCGATACACCGTTCCCGGAAAAGCTTGAAAATGACGTCAAGCAAGCCTGGGACAAAATGGTTGCCGACGCCGGTGGCGCCGATATCTCCGTAGCAGTCCGCTCCTCTGCCACCGCAGAAGACCTCCCCGATGCCTCGTTCGCAGGTCAGCAAGAAACCTTCCTGAACATCCGCGGCCTTGATAACGTCAAGGACGCCATCAAGCACGTATTTGCTTCCCTGTACAACGACCGCGCCATCTCCTACCGCGTGCACAAAGGCTTCGCCCATGACGTGGTGGCCCTGTCCGCGGGTATCCAGCGCATGGTGCGTTCCGATACCGGTGCAGCTGGCGTGATGTTCACCATCGATACCGAATCCGGCTTCGAGGACGTGGTATTCGTTACCGCCTCCTACGGCCTGGGCGAGACCGTGGTGCAGGGGGCCGTGAACCCGGACGAATTCTACGTACACAAGCCGACCCTGAAGGCGGATCGCCCGGCGATCCTGCGCAAGACCATGGGTTCCAAGCTGATCAAGATGGAATTCACCGATGCGTCGCAAGCCGGCCGCTCGGTACGCACCGTGGACGTGGCGCCGGAACTGCGCAAGCAGTTCTCCATCACCGACGCAGAAGTGGCCGAACTGGCCCACTACGCGCTGATCATCGAAAAACACTACGCCCGCCCGATGGATATCGAGTGGGGCCGTGACGGCGAAGACGGCAAGCTGTACATCCTGCAGGCCCGTCCGGAAACCGTGAAGTCGCAGGAAAACCGCAAGGACACCCTGCGTCGCTACCGCCTGAACAGCAAGTCCACCGTGCTGTGCGAAGGCCGTGCCATTGGCCAGAAGATCGGCCAGGGCGTGGTACGCACCATCAAGGACGCCTCCGAAATGGATCGCGTACTGCCGGGCGATGTGCTGGTAACCGACATGACCGACCCGGATTGGGAGCCGGTAATGAAGCGTGCCGCCGCCATCGTCACCAACCGCGGCGGCCGTACCTGCCACGCAGCGATCATCGCGCGTGAACTGGGCATCCCGGCCGTGGTAGGTTGCGGCGACGCTACCGCCGTGCTGAAAGAAGGCATGCAGGTCACCGTATCCTGCGCCGAAGGCGACACCGGCAACATCTACGACGGCCTGCTGGACGTGGAAATCGTTGACCTGGAACTGGACAAGATGCCCAAGTCCCCGGTCAAGATCATGATGAACGTGGGCAACCCGGAACTGGCTTTCGACTTCGCGCAGCTGCCGAACGAAGGCGTGGGCCTGGCGCGCATGGAATTCGTGATCAACCGCCAGATCGGTATCCACCCGAAAGCGCTGCTGGAGTTCGACCGCCTGCCGGCCGACCTGAAAGCCACCATCAGCGATCGCATCGCCGGCTACGCCAGCCCGGTTGACTTCTACGTCGACAAGATCGCCGAGGGCGTGTCCACTCTGGCCGCAGCGTTCACCCCGAAAAAGGTCATCGTACGCATGTCCGACTTCAAGTCGAACGAGTACGCCAACCTGATCGGCGGCCAGCTGTACGAGCCGCACGAAGAGAACCCGATGCTGGGCTTCCGTGGTGCCGCCCGCTACGTGGCTGACAGCTTCCGCGACTGCTTCGAGCTGGAATGCCGCGCCATCAAGAAAGTGCGCGACGTGATGGGCCTCACCAACGTGGAAGTCATGATCCCGTTCGTGCGCACCCTGGCCGAAGCCGAGAAAGTCATCGAGATCCTGGCTGCCAACGGCCTGAAGCGCGGCGAAAACGGCCTGCGCCTGATCATGATGTGCGAACTGCCGACCAACGCAGTACTGGCCGAGAAGTTCCTGCAGTACTTCGACGGCTTCTCCATCGGTTCCAACGACATGACCCAGCTCACCCTGGGCGTGGATCGTGACTCCGGCGGCCCGATCGCCACTACCTTCGACGAGCGTAACGAAGCCGTGAAAGCCATGCTGCACATGGCCATCCAGGCTTGCCGTAAGCTGAACAAGTACGTGGGCATCTGTGGCCAGGGCCCGTCCGACCATCCGGACTTCGCCAAGTGGCTGGTAGAGGAAGGTATCGAAACCATCTCCCTCAACCCGGACACCGTGGTGGAGACCTGGTTGTACCTGGCCAAGGAACTGAACGCCTAA
- a CDS encoding isochorismate lyase: MSGRLPAPDCHALADIRTGIDDIDQQVIRLLGERFGYVKAAARFKHDADAVRAPQRLQQMLAQRREWATQAGLSADVIEALYRQLVDYFIAEELRHWQGS; this comes from the coding sequence GTGAGCGGGCGCCTGCCGGCGCCCGACTGCCACGCGCTGGCGGATATCCGCACCGGCATCGACGACATCGACCAGCAGGTGATCCGCCTGCTGGGCGAGCGCTTCGGCTACGTGAAGGCCGCGGCCCGCTTCAAGCACGATGCCGACGCGGTGCGCGCGCCACAGCGCTTGCAACAGATGCTGGCGCAGCGCCGGGAATGGGCCACGCAGGCCGGGCTATCCGCCGACGTGATCGAGGCGCTGTATCGCCAGCTGGTGGATTACTTCATTGCCGAGGAACTGCGCCACTGGCAGGGCAGCTAA